The Manihot esculenta cultivar AM560-2 chromosome 1, M.esculenta_v8, whole genome shotgun sequence genome has a window encoding:
- the LOC110599752 gene encoding senescence-associated protein AAF, chlorolplastic, with the protein MFTMALKVSKVSSSAFVTQRTSTSRINSTIFSYAKSLPQSKLHPINQGFELQLSSNAHPLAAKFSSGENLRGIHGQPVSFIVSRRSSTVCLSTRTPGTEEKECLRPYGDFSDVSSVQIGEEEDECSAMPAQVFHSNQGLAQACKFVHNDAKFVNERARNDIILLSRGIMSLDARARKDVAFLGSKFLKLDARAREDTEKIDRNVKEKAERLHHIATILKDRAQSRLKSAADKHWSDGALEADLRRADFRAKQRAMEDALMALEFVKNIHDLMVSKLYKFPLLGEKGSPSANDILGSIMLEKNGRTLDFFPGEVSTDRITALQEAYWSMASALSEADGIDYTDPEELELLITTLIDLDAMDGKSSVSLLAECSSSPDVNTRKALANALAAAPSMWTLGNAGMGALQRLAEDRNPAIAAAASKAIYELKKQWEIEEGDSWRFMMNNNFKEVDQQEDNNDTDAA; encoded by the exons ATGTTTACCATGGCACTTAAAGTAAGCAAGGTTTCAAGCAGTGCTTTTGTGACTCAGAGGACAAGTACCTCTAGAATAAATAGCACTATATTTTCTTATGCCAAATCGCTGCCTCAAAGCAAGCTACATCCTATAAATCAAGGATTTGAGTTGCAGCTATCGAGCAATGCCCATCCCTTGGCAGCAAAATTCAGTTCTGGTGAGAATTTGCGGGGAATACATGGACAGCCAGTTAGTTTCATTGTCTCTCGGAGATCTTCCACCGTATGCCTGTCAACACGAACTCCTGGAACTGAAGAAAAAGAATGCCTTAGACCTTATGGTGATTTTTCGGATGTGTCCAG TGTGCAAAttggagaagaggaagatgagTGCTCAGCCATGCCTGCACAAGTTTTTCACTCAAATCAGGGCTTAGCTCAAGCTTGTAAATTTGTGCATAATGATGCAAAATTTGTAAATGAAAGAGCCCGTAATGACATCATCTTACTTTCACG TGGAATTATGAGCTTGGATGCCCGTGCACGCAAAGATGTAGCTTTTCTTGGGTCAAAGTTTCTTAAACTTGATG CTCGGGCAAGAGAGGATACAGAGAAAATTGACCGCAACGTGAAGGAAAAAGCTGAGCGTCTTCATCACATTGCTACT aTTTTAAAGGACAGAGCTCAATCTAGATTAAAGAGTGCTGCTGATAAGCATTGGAGTGATGGAGCCTTAGAG GCTGATTTGCGCCGTGCTGACTTCCGTGCAAAGCAACGAGCAATGGAAGATGCGCTAATGGCTTTGGAG TTTGTAAAGAATATTCACGATTTGATGGTGAGCAAGTTGTACAAATT CCCTCTGCTTGGGGAAAAAGGTTCACCGTCAGCTAATGACATCCTTGGATCTATAATGCTTGAGAAAAATGGAAGGACTTTGGATTTCTTCCCTGGAGAAGTTTCTACTGATCGCATTACTGCTCTTCAG GAAGCTTACTGGAGCATGGCATCTGCACTCTCTGAAGCTGATGGCATTGACTACACTGATCCAGAAGAG CTGGAGTTGttgattacaactcttatagatCTTGATGCAATGGATGGTAAAAGTAGTGTTTCGTTACTGGCAGAGTGTTCAAGTTCTCCAGATGTTAATACAAG AAAAGCATTGGCAAATGCATTAGCAGCAGCCCCATCAATGTGGACGCTTGGAAATGCAGGCATGGGAGCACTGCAG AGACTGGCAGAAGATAGAAACCCAGCAATTGCTGCTGCAGCATCCAAAGCAATCTATGAGCTGAAGAAACAGTGGGAAATAGAGGAAGGAGATAGTTGGAGGTTTATGATGAATAATAACTTTAAGGAAGTAGATCAACAAGAAGACAACAATGATACAGATGCAGCATGA